One region of Mesobacillus boroniphilus genomic DNA includes:
- a CDS encoding S1C family serine protease, whose protein sequence is MDNRKDRNFKSVVLTGVVGLMIGAILMLLIDPFSPGKGFLSKENADEKITMKANADEGEEEPSIKEAVAESINTVVSVVKYEGGNMWEGAEPEKAGSGSGVIYKKENDKAYIVTNHHVISGASQIEISLEDETKLEAKLLGSDPLLDLAVLEVDGGEIEKVIEIGDSSKLEPGATAIAIGNPLGFLHGTITAGVVSSPDRVMPVDINQDGSIDWQSEVIQTDASINPGNSGGALINIHGELIGINSSKIAQEAVEGIGFSIPIDVAMPILQDLQEHGEVLRPYIGIVPISLTDIPSQYYSQTLNLPEGIEDGVVIREIVSTSPAGMAGLKQYDVITKLDDTEIKTGGELRKFLYTEKEIGDDVVVTFYRNGKEETATLTLQEDFAQNN, encoded by the coding sequence ATGGATAACCGTAAAGATAGAAACTTTAAGTCCGTGGTTTTGACCGGAGTTGTCGGATTGATGATCGGAGCCATTCTGATGTTATTGATTGACCCGTTTTCTCCTGGAAAAGGATTTCTTTCAAAGGAGAATGCCGATGAAAAGATTACGATGAAAGCAAATGCAGATGAGGGAGAGGAAGAGCCATCAATAAAGGAAGCGGTTGCTGAAAGCATAAATACCGTTGTAAGTGTTGTTAAATATGAGGGTGGAAATATGTGGGAAGGTGCAGAGCCTGAAAAAGCTGGTTCTGGCTCAGGTGTTATTTATAAAAAAGAAAATGATAAAGCCTATATTGTAACGAACCATCACGTCATTTCCGGGGCTAGCCAAATCGAAATAAGTCTTGAAGATGAAACAAAGCTCGAGGCTAAACTGCTCGGCTCCGATCCATTGCTTGATCTGGCCGTTTTGGAAGTAGATGGAGGGGAAATTGAAAAGGTTATTGAAATTGGGGATTCAAGTAAATTGGAACCGGGTGCCACGGCTATTGCAATAGGGAATCCACTAGGCTTTTTACACGGTACAATTACAGCGGGAGTGGTCAGTTCACCGGACAGAGTTATGCCAGTTGATATTAACCAGGATGGAAGTATTGATTGGCAATCTGAAGTCATTCAAACAGATGCTTCCATTAATCCTGGGAACAGTGGTGGAGCACTGATCAATATCCATGGCGAACTGATTGGCATCAATTCTTCAAAAATTGCTCAGGAAGCAGTCGAAGGAATTGGGTTTTCGATTCCAATAGACGTAGCTATGCCGATTTTACAGGATTTGCAAGAGCATGGAGAAGTTCTTCGTCCATATATAGGAATCGTCCCCATTTCATTGACTGACATTCCTTCACAGTATTACAGTCAGACCTTGAATCTTCCAGAGGGAATTGAAGATGGAGTCGTCATAAGAGAAATTGTTTCTACCTCCCCTGCAGGCATGGCTGGTTTAAAGCAGTACGATGTTATTACGAAGCTTGATGATACAGAGATTAAAACTGGGGGAGAATTAAGGAAGTTCTTATATACAGAGAAAGAGATTGGTGACGACGTTGTAGTAACCTTTTACCGGAATGGAAAAGAGGAAACTGCAACTTTAACATTACAGGAGGACTTTGCACAAAATAATTAA
- a CDS encoding multicopper oxidase family protein yields MSLWEQRLMIPDSKKAKYKQVQGGRYFKLTAQPGHQMVLKDVTLDILVYNGSSPGPVIIVNEGDIVYIEVENQLSEKTALHVHGLSKANVMDGMPDIEPSPFIEPGKSFTYEFLAWQSGSFFYHSSNPLQESNGLIGGFIVLPKNQIEVPYRDYLLFIQQWEIDQPPVGKIETGVFKPKNFNRNPNFFTINGKCFPETSPLTTRYGERVRVRLINNSNMSHTMHIHGHDFAIVAEDAFQRKKRMMDTINLPSGKRFDIEFLSANPGVWPVNGTKPFHKTNNGVSPGGMLTRLIYN; encoded by the coding sequence ATGAGTTTGTGGGAACAAAGGCTTATGATCCCGGATAGTAAAAAAGCGAAATACAAGCAAGTACAAGGTGGCCGTTATTTTAAATTGACAGCGCAGCCTGGGCATCAGATGGTTTTGAAGGATGTTACTCTGGATATCCTTGTTTACAATGGATCTTCACCTGGACCTGTAATTATTGTGAACGAAGGGGATATAGTATATATAGAAGTAGAAAATCAATTAAGTGAAAAAACTGCCCTCCATGTACACGGACTTTCAAAAGCGAACGTCATGGATGGAATGCCTGATATAGAGCCTAGCCCATTTATTGAACCAGGAAAATCCTTTACGTATGAATTTCTTGCCTGGCAGAGCGGAAGCTTTTTCTATCATTCATCAAATCCGCTACAGGAAAGCAATGGATTGATTGGAGGATTCATTGTCCTGCCAAAGAACCAGATTGAAGTTCCATACCGTGACTATTTATTGTTTATACAGCAGTGGGAAATTGATCAGCCTCCTGTTGGCAAAATAGAAACTGGGGTATTCAAGCCAAAGAACTTTAACAGGAACCCCAATTTTTTTACGATCAACGGAAAATGTTTTCCTGAAACATCACCACTGACAACAAGGTATGGAGAACGTGTAAGGGTGAGATTGATCAATAATTCGAACATGTCGCATACTATGCATATTCACGGACATGATTTTGCAATTGTTGCAGAAGACGCGTTTCAGAGAAAGAAACGGATGATGGATACAATTAACCTGCCATCAGGCAAACGATTTGATATAGAGTTTCTGTCAGCAAATCCAGGGGTTTGGCCAGTGAACGGAACGAAGCCTTTTCATAAAACTAATAATGGTGTTTCACCAGGCGGTATGCTTACCCGTTTAATCTATAATTGA
- a CDS encoding FdhF/YdeP family oxidoreductase, whose translation MGKTKHPGPQKKSAMPAPKHWVSPIPFGLGKVKPKHIRDTMKTLWDNRDNFGYATNILTKGVCDGCALGVSGLHDQTLTGPHICTTRLNVLRLNTAGAIKPEILHADIDELRKYDSTQLRKLGRIPYPMIRRKGERKFSRLTWDDAMDMIAEKMKKLDPKQYAFYLTSRGITNESYYVAGKVSRFLGTNNIDNASRICHSPSKTALKRSIGVGASTSNYQDWIGTDVLLFWGSVASNSSPVSSKYMLEAKKKGTKIIVVNPYKEPAMDEYWIPSNPESALFGTKIADDFYQVNIGGDIAFMHGIMKHWFDMEEIRHGSAINHEFVNEHVNGYEELITKVQEQAWEDIVASSGISKERIIELAQLLANSKNAVYAWALGLTMHSFATDNISQVANLALLRGHLGRKYAGLMPFRGHSSVQGSGEMGADPFVLPGGDFYGENIKRIEDLWGFELPNWQGDIVGVTLENILLPEEHERKIKMYYLSGGNFLETMPDPNFVEKALSELDIRVHQDIILNTSTLVDAKEAVIVLPAKTRYEQEGGGTSTSTERMVYFSPEIEGNRNMVEEARAEWKIYIDLAKRVKPEAAHLVDFKDAQEIRNEIALANPNYDGIQHLKKAGDVFQWGGAWLCEDGICPTPDGRGNLISVDIPDLGKKEGQFIVTSRRGKQFNSMVYHEVDPLNGAGRYDVLMNAEDAQDLSIAEGEGIVLYNGFGVFQGRAKFVDISRGNVQVHFPEGNFLLPRGRYEKYAGIPDFNITVTLEKADRFNARKDVEHHEKRIEEDELDAPA comes from the coding sequence TTGGGAAAAACTAAACATCCAGGACCTCAGAAAAAATCGGCTATGCCCGCTCCAAAACATTGGGTGAGTCCAATTCCATTTGGGCTTGGCAAGGTGAAGCCCAAACATATAAGAGATACTATGAAAACCCTTTGGGACAATAGGGATAACTTCGGCTATGCCACCAACATCCTGACTAAAGGAGTATGTGATGGTTGTGCGTTAGGTGTATCCGGGCTTCATGACCAGACTTTGACAGGTCCCCATATTTGCACAACAAGATTGAATGTTCTCAGGCTGAATACTGCCGGTGCAATAAAACCGGAAATTCTTCATGCTGATATAGATGAACTAAGGAAATATGACAGCACTCAGCTTCGTAAATTGGGACGTATCCCTTATCCAATGATCCGCAGAAAGGGTGAGCGGAAGTTTTCTCGCCTTACCTGGGATGATGCAATGGATATGATCGCTGAGAAAATGAAAAAGCTGGATCCAAAACAGTACGCTTTTTACCTGACAAGCCGCGGGATTACAAATGAATCTTACTATGTAGCGGGAAAAGTCTCACGTTTTCTTGGTACAAACAATATTGACAATGCCAGCCGGATTTGCCATTCACCTTCTAAAACAGCTCTAAAACGTTCGATTGGCGTTGGGGCTTCTACTTCAAATTACCAGGACTGGATTGGCACTGATGTCTTGTTGTTCTGGGGCAGTGTAGCATCGAACAGCTCCCCTGTTTCATCTAAGTACATGCTTGAAGCAAAGAAAAAGGGAACAAAAATCATTGTCGTAAACCCGTATAAAGAACCGGCAATGGATGAGTACTGGATTCCTTCAAATCCCGAATCTGCTCTTTTTGGTACGAAAATCGCCGATGATTTCTACCAGGTTAATATCGGCGGCGACATAGCTTTTATGCATGGAATCATGAAGCACTGGTTTGATATGGAAGAAATCAGGCACGGTTCAGCTATTAACCATGAGTTTGTAAATGAACATGTAAATGGATATGAAGAATTAATAACTAAGGTTCAGGAGCAAGCATGGGAAGATATTGTTGCTTCCTCTGGTATTTCTAAAGAGCGCATAATTGAACTGGCGCAATTGCTCGCCAATAGTAAAAACGCTGTTTATGCCTGGGCTCTGGGTTTAACGATGCATTCATTCGCAACAGACAATATTTCACAAGTGGCAAATCTTGCACTGCTGCGCGGACACCTCGGCCGAAAGTACGCAGGCCTTATGCCATTCCGCGGCCATTCCTCTGTTCAGGGCAGCGGCGAAATGGGTGCTGATCCTTTCGTTCTTCCAGGCGGAGATTTTTATGGAGAAAATATTAAGCGTATCGAAGATCTATGGGGATTCGAACTTCCAAATTGGCAAGGAGACATAGTCGGAGTAACGCTGGAGAATATTTTGCTTCCTGAAGAACATGAACGCAAAATTAAAATGTACTATCTATCGGGCGGAAATTTCCTTGAAACGATGCCAGACCCTAATTTCGTAGAAAAAGCATTGTCTGAATTGGATATCCGTGTTCACCAGGATATCATTCTCAATACTTCAACACTAGTTGATGCGAAGGAAGCCGTCATTGTTCTCCCTGCGAAGACTCGTTATGAGCAGGAAGGCGGCGGCACATCAACTTCTACTGAACGAATGGTATATTTCAGCCCGGAAATTGAAGGAAATAGAAACATGGTTGAAGAAGCAAGGGCAGAATGGAAAATCTATATTGATTTAGCTAAACGAGTAAAGCCAGAAGCAGCTCATTTAGTCGATTTCAAAGACGCACAGGAAATCCGCAATGAAATCGCATTAGCCAACCCTAATTATGACGGAATTCAACACCTTAAAAAGGCAGGAGACGTTTTCCAGTGGGGGGGAGCATGGCTTTGTGAAGATGGTATCTGCCCTACACCGGACGGAAGAGGAAACCTGATTTCTGTTGATATTCCAGATCTGGGAAAAAAGGAAGGACAATTCATCGTTACATCCCGACGTGGAAAACAGTTCAATTCCATGGTTTATCATGAGGTCGACCCACTTAATGGTGCTGGACGGTATGATGTCCTGATGAATGCAGAAGACGCACAAGACCTTAGCATTGCCGAAGGCGAAGGAATTGTTCTTTACAACGGCTTCGGTGTTTTTCAGGGCAGAGCTAAATTCGTGGACATTTCACGAGGCAACGTTCAAGTCCACTTCCCTGAAGGAAACTTCTTGCTGCCAAGAGGACGATATGAAAAGTACGCCGGAATTCCGGACTTCAACATCACAGTAACACTAGAGAAAGCGGATCGCTTCAACGCACGCAAAGACGTGGAGCACCACGAAAAACGAATTGAAGAAGACGAACTTGATGCTCCAGCATAA